The Corynebacterium tuberculostearicum genome window below encodes:
- a CDS encoding GNAT family N-acetyltransferase, whose product METITRTDRLILIPLSAANTEETHKVYSDGRIWSHRPNGRFADIRTTRALAQASSQSWDAHHFGPWAAYMRHNPSEFVGVGGAIFVDEANFWDIKYRLRPAHWGAGFATEITSEAVKSIRQVDPNSPITARVTTNHPAAIRVIEKQGLNQVWEGRRIGTEDNPEEPDVRVYSDRELSPETLKFIQQRP is encoded by the coding sequence ATGGAAACCATCACTCGCACCGACAGACTCATCCTCATCCCGCTGTCCGCCGCTAATACCGAAGAGACCCACAAGGTCTACAGCGACGGACGCATCTGGAGCCACCGTCCCAATGGGCGCTTTGCCGATATCCGCACCACGCGTGCACTCGCACAAGCATCCTCCCAGTCGTGGGACGCTCACCACTTCGGCCCTTGGGCCGCGTATATGCGCCACAACCCTTCGGAATTCGTCGGCGTCGGTGGTGCCATCTTCGTCGACGAGGCAAACTTCTGGGACATCAAATACCGCCTGCGCCCCGCCCATTGGGGTGCCGGTTTTGCCACCGAAATCACCTCCGAGGCGGTGAAGAGCATCCGCCAGGTGGACCCCAACTCCCCCATTACCGCTCGCGTGACAACAAATCACCCGGCGGCCATCCGGGTCATCGAAAAGCAAGGGCTCAATCAGGTATGGGAAGGGCGCCGCATAGGCACCGAGGACAACCCCGAGGAACCAGACGTACGCGTCTACTCCGACCGCGAGCTCTCCCCCGAGACGCTGAAATTCATCCAGCAGCGCCCTTAG
- the scpB gene encoding SMC-Scp complex subunit ScpB has translation MDLPLISQLRSRLESILLVLDSPASVEALARALGAERDVVSDCLRSIQRELDSRGSGIDLRETQEGWRFYTRTDNAGAVEEFLLDGAQTKLSRAALETLAVVAYRQPVTRQQVAAVRGVNVDGVMRTLNLRGLVRELPQDDFEGAAHRYETTELFLELLGIDSLERLPDLAPLLPDVEAIDEEY, from the coding sequence ATGGATCTTCCCCTCATCTCGCAGCTGCGCTCCCGTCTTGAGTCCATATTGCTCGTGCTCGACTCCCCGGCCTCTGTGGAGGCTTTGGCGCGTGCGCTAGGGGCAGAGAGGGACGTCGTCAGTGATTGCTTGCGTTCTATTCAGCGGGAGTTGGATAGTCGCGGTTCTGGTATTGACCTGCGCGAGACTCAAGAGGGGTGGCGCTTTTATACGCGCACCGACAATGCCGGCGCGGTAGAAGAATTTCTCTTGGATGGCGCCCAAACCAAACTTTCTCGCGCCGCCCTGGAGACTTTGGCGGTAGTGGCCTATCGCCAGCCCGTTACTCGCCAGCAGGTGGCGGCGGTTCGCGGCGTCAATGTCGATGGCGTAATGCGAACCCTTAACCTGCGCGGATTGGTCCGGGAGCTGCCGCAGGATGATTTTGAGGGCGCCGCGCACCGGTATGAGACGACGGAATTATTCCTCGAGTTATTGGGGATCGATTCTTTGGAGCGCCTGCCAGACTTGGCGCCGCTGTTGCCTGACGTCGAGGCGATCGACGAAGAGTACTAG
- a CDS encoding pseudouridine synthase gives MTPPARRDGTPDKKQRDSDIIVSNAKPARHQHVSKKKQKATAESVARELGADWLVDEDKPKGERLQKVLAKAGVASRRHAEILIDAGRVEVNGKIIAKQGVKVNPSVDVIRVDGVRVNVNEEHEYFVLNKPRGMQSTMSDDLGRPCVGDVVSEKVAAGQRLFHVGRLDADTEGLLILTNDGELANRLMHPKYEVTKTYLATVLGEADRKLVRQLKEGIELEDGLAKADFAQVVDTNQGYSLVRLELHEGRKHIVRRMLKEAGFPVQRLVRTKLHTVQLGDMKPGGLRALNSSELTSLYKAVEM, from the coding sequence GTGACTCCTCCCGCTCGCCGTGACGGCACACCGGATAAGAAGCAGCGAGACAGTGACATCATTGTCTCCAATGCCAAGCCGGCCCGTCACCAGCATGTGTCAAAGAAAAAGCAGAAGGCTACTGCAGAATCCGTAGCCCGCGAATTGGGTGCCGATTGGCTGGTCGATGAAGACAAGCCCAAGGGAGAGCGCCTCCAAAAGGTGCTCGCCAAGGCAGGGGTCGCTTCCCGTCGCCACGCAGAAATCCTCATCGATGCCGGCCGAGTTGAGGTCAACGGCAAGATCATCGCCAAGCAAGGCGTCAAGGTAAACCCCTCCGTCGACGTCATCCGAGTGGACGGCGTGCGCGTCAACGTCAATGAGGAGCACGAATATTTTGTGCTCAATAAGCCGCGCGGCATGCAGTCCACCATGTCCGATGACCTGGGGCGCCCGTGCGTGGGTGACGTGGTGTCAGAAAAGGTCGCAGCTGGCCAACGACTCTTCCACGTCGGCCGTCTCGACGCCGATACGGAAGGCCTGCTCATCCTCACCAATGATGGCGAGTTGGCCAACCGCTTGATGCACCCTAAGTACGAGGTGACCAAGACCTACCTCGCCACCGTATTGGGTGAGGCCGATAGGAAGCTCGTGCGACAGCTCAAGGAAGGCATCGAGCTGGAAGACGGATTGGCAAAGGCCGACTTTGCACAGGTAGTTGATACCAACCAGGGTTATTCCTTGGTGCGTCTTGAACTGCATGAAGGCCGCAAGCATATCGTGCGCCGCATGTTGAAGGAGGCCGGCTTCCCCGTGCAGCGCCTGGTGCGCACCAAGCTGCATACAGTCCAGCTGGGCGATATGAAGCCTGGAGGTCTGCGTGCCCTTAATTCCAGCGAGCTGACTAGCCTGTACAAGGCGGTGGAGATGTAA
- the cmk gene encoding (d)CMP kinase, with protein sequence MISNMPNEGLILAVDGPSGTGKSTTCRALAKQLDAKYVDTGAMYRVATLAVLREGVDPADTAAVIAATANLPLGVSDDPDSTEVLLGGEDVSRVIREDEVTRNVSAVSAIPEVRENLVALQRKLARQAHRAIVEGRDIGTVVLADAPAKAFMTASAEVRAQRRQTQNEKAGIASDYETVLADVQRRDAADSSRKASPLRPAEDATLVDTSNMSPEDVLEALINVVKESVND encoded by the coding sequence ATGATTTCTAATATGCCGAATGAGGGTCTCATCCTCGCCGTGGATGGCCCATCTGGAACTGGAAAGTCGACCACGTGCCGTGCGCTGGCCAAGCAGCTGGATGCAAAGTACGTCGACACTGGTGCTATGTACCGAGTGGCAACGCTTGCTGTGCTGCGTGAAGGCGTCGACCCTGCTGATACCGCCGCGGTTATTGCGGCTACGGCCAATCTGCCCTTGGGAGTATCCGATGACCCGGACTCCACTGAAGTTCTCCTCGGCGGCGAGGACGTCTCGCGCGTTATTCGCGAAGACGAAGTCACCCGTAATGTTTCCGCCGTATCAGCCATTCCGGAGGTGCGCGAGAATCTGGTAGCGCTGCAGCGCAAGCTTGCCCGCCAAGCGCACCGCGCGATTGTAGAAGGGCGCGATATTGGCACTGTGGTGCTTGCCGACGCCCCCGCTAAGGCATTCATGACTGCCTCTGCCGAGGTCCGCGCGCAGCGCCGCCAAACCCAGAATGAAAAGGCGGGCATCGCTTCGGATTACGAGACGGTGCTCGCAGATGTCCAGCGCCGTGATGCGGCGGATTCTTCCCGCAAGGCCTCACCTTTGCGCCCAGCGGAAGACGCAACCCTAGTCGATACCTCCAATATGAGCCCAGAGGATGTGCTGGAAGCTCTGATTAACGTGGTAAAGGAGTCTGTCAATGACTAA
- the der gene encoding ribosome biogenesis GTPase Der produces MTNHDPQEESETQFHYPAGKFDDEVVEASPGWAADDFNTEEFDYDFDDSEFGEADYSDDAHAEEPLSEEEWEELSRAFGVESDDHTEEALCTVAVVGRPNVGKSSLVNRFLGRREAVVEDHPGVTRDRISYVADWNGQRFLVQDTGGWDPNVKGIHAAIARQAEVAMETADVIVMVVDTKVGITETDEVMARRLQKSPVPVILVSNKFDSDNQYADMAEFYALGLGDPWPVSAQHGRGGADVLDEILRVFPEEPRQTAITSGPRRVALVGKPNVGKSSLLNKLTSEERSVVDNVAGTTVDPVDSLVQLDEQLWKFIDTAGLRKKVKNAQGHEYYASLRTRGVIDAAEVCIMLIDASEEISEQDQRVLNMVLEAGKALVIAFNKWDLMDEDRRYYLDREIDQQLSHLPWVTRVNISAETGRALQKLEPAMIEALESWDQRVSTGQLNNWLREAIAANPPPMKNNRLPRVLFATQASTQPPTIVLFTTGFLDAAYRRYLERKFRERFGFHGTPIRIAVRVREKRGKKR; encoded by the coding sequence ATGACTAATCACGATCCCCAGGAAGAGTCGGAGACTCAGTTCCATTACCCAGCCGGTAAGTTCGATGACGAGGTGGTAGAAGCCTCTCCTGGTTGGGCCGCCGATGATTTCAATACCGAGGAATTCGACTATGACTTTGATGACTCGGAATTTGGTGAGGCAGATTATAGCGACGATGCGCACGCAGAAGAGCCTCTGAGTGAAGAGGAGTGGGAAGAACTCTCCCGTGCCTTCGGCGTGGAATCCGATGATCACACCGAAGAAGCTTTGTGCACGGTGGCCGTTGTCGGTCGCCCAAATGTGGGTAAGTCCTCCTTGGTTAACCGTTTCCTTGGCCGCCGTGAAGCGGTGGTAGAAGACCACCCAGGTGTTACCCGTGACCGAATTTCCTACGTTGCAGACTGGAACGGTCAGCGCTTTTTGGTACAGGACACCGGTGGCTGGGATCCCAACGTGAAGGGTATCCATGCGGCGATTGCCCGCCAGGCAGAAGTAGCCATGGAAACCGCCGATGTCATCGTTATGGTGGTGGACACCAAGGTGGGCATCACGGAGACGGATGAGGTCATGGCCCGCCGCCTGCAGAAATCGCCTGTGCCGGTGATTTTGGTATCGAATAAGTTCGATTCCGATAATCAGTACGCGGATATGGCGGAATTTTATGCCTTGGGCTTGGGCGATCCGTGGCCCGTATCCGCCCAGCATGGTCGCGGTGGTGCGGACGTGCTCGATGAGATTTTGCGGGTCTTCCCTGAAGAACCCCGACAGACCGCGATTACCTCTGGCCCTCGCCGCGTCGCTTTGGTGGGCAAGCCTAACGTGGGCAAGTCCTCGCTGCTGAATAAGCTCACCAGCGAGGAGCGCTCCGTGGTCGACAACGTCGCGGGAACCACCGTGGATCCGGTGGACTCTCTAGTGCAGCTGGATGAGCAGCTGTGGAAGTTCATTGATACCGCGGGCCTGCGCAAGAAGGTAAAGAATGCGCAGGGGCATGAGTACTATGCGTCCTTGCGTACCCGCGGCGTTATCGATGCGGCCGAGGTCTGCATTATGCTTATCGACGCCTCTGAGGAAATCTCCGAACAAGACCAGCGCGTGCTCAATATGGTGCTCGAGGCGGGTAAGGCCCTGGTGATCGCGTTTAATAAGTGGGACCTCATGGATGAGGATCGCCGCTACTACCTGGACCGAGAGATTGATCAGCAGCTGAGCCACTTGCCGTGGGTCACGCGCGTGAATATCTCTGCGGAAACGGGCCGCGCGCTGCAGAAGCTGGAGCCGGCCATGATTGAGGCACTGGAAAGTTGGGATCAGCGTGTGTCCACGGGCCAGCTGAATAACTGGTTGCGTGAGGCTATCGCGGCTAATCCGCCGCCGATGAAAAATAACCGCCTGCCGCGCGTATTGTTCGCCACGCAGGCCTCGACTCAGCCGCCGACCATCGTCTTGTTTACGACGGGCTTCTTGGACGCGGCATACCGCCGCTACCTTGAGCGCAAGTTCCGCGAGCGGTTTGGTTTCCACGGAACGCCTATCCGCATCGCAGTGCGAGTGAGGGAAAAGCGCGGCAAGAAGCGCTAG
- a CDS encoding anaerobic C4-dicarboxylate transporter: MLASVIAPDSILAIVLQVIIILSALLLGTRYGGIGLGLISGIGLMLMVFVFGLAPGEPPVSVMLTIIAVIGCAATLQQARGLEVMMQFAEKFLRAHPERITILAPLTTWFLTVLCGTGHVVYTMFPIIEDIALKKGIRPERPMAVASTSAQMGITASPVSVATVSLASIIAENAGAIDHAYSIPQILMVAMPASLAGVILASLWSLRRGKDLDEDPAFQERMKDPEFAESIHQSTGSLMDEEFSPEAKRAVVIFLVAIASVVALGAFEFLRPLVPGDDGELSPLSMNLVIQMVMLVAGAIILLSCKADPKKIASTPVFKAGMTAVFSVFGVAWMADTFFEAHIDVLESNLGSVVEAAPWAYAVVLVIVSKLVNSQAAALVAIAPIGLQLGIDPAIIVGFYGAAYGYFILPTYPSDLACIGFDRTGTTHIGKFVINHSFLVPGAISVFTSCVVGSLLAQVLL; the protein is encoded by the coding sequence ATGCTAGCCAGCGTAATTGCGCCAGATTCAATTCTGGCCATCGTGCTCCAGGTCATCATCATCCTCAGCGCCCTGCTATTGGGCACTCGCTATGGTGGTATCGGATTAGGACTTATTTCCGGCATCGGTTTGATGCTCATGGTCTTTGTCTTCGGCCTCGCCCCGGGTGAGCCGCCGGTATCCGTGATGCTGACCATCATTGCGGTCATCGGTTGCGCCGCCACCTTGCAACAGGCGCGCGGCCTAGAAGTGATGATGCAATTTGCCGAGAAATTTCTCCGCGCCCACCCAGAGCGCATTACCATCCTCGCGCCGCTAACCACTTGGTTCCTGACGGTCCTGTGCGGTACGGGCCACGTGGTCTACACGATGTTTCCGATCATCGAGGACATTGCCCTGAAGAAGGGCATCCGCCCAGAGCGCCCCATGGCCGTGGCATCAACGTCGGCTCAGATGGGTATTACGGCCTCGCCAGTATCTGTGGCCACCGTATCCCTAGCGTCCATCATCGCGGAAAACGCCGGTGCTATCGATCACGCCTATTCCATTCCGCAGATCCTCATGGTGGCTATGCCCGCCTCGCTTGCCGGTGTCATTCTTGCCTCGCTGTGGTCGCTGCGCCGCGGTAAGGACCTGGACGAGGACCCGGCATTCCAGGAGCGCATGAAGGATCCGGAGTTTGCAGAAAGCATTCACCAGTCCACCGGATCGCTGATGGATGAAGAATTTTCGCCGGAAGCAAAACGAGCAGTGGTTATCTTCCTCGTGGCTATCGCCAGCGTGGTCGCGCTCGGTGCGTTCGAATTCCTGCGCCCACTCGTCCCAGGCGATGATGGCGAGTTGAGCCCGCTGTCGATGAACCTGGTTATCCAGATGGTCATGCTTGTTGCCGGCGCAATCATCTTGCTTAGCTGCAAGGCTGACCCGAAGAAGATCGCGTCCACGCCAGTCTTTAAGGCCGGTATGACCGCAGTATTCTCGGTCTTTGGCGTGGCATGGATGGCAGATACCTTCTTCGAAGCCCATATCGATGTCCTAGAATCCAACCTCGGGTCCGTGGTCGAGGCCGCCCCGTGGGCCTACGCGGTGGTACTGGTCATCGTGTCCAAGCTGGTTAACTCCCAGGCCGCCGCCCTGGTTGCCATCGCTCCGATTGGCCTGCAGCTCGGCATCGATCCCGCTATTATCGTCGGTTTCTACGGCGCAGCGTATGGCTACTTCATCTTGCCAACCTACCCTTCGGACCTAGCCTGCATCGGCTTCGACCGCACGGGCACCACTCACATTGGCAAGTTCGTCATCAACCACTCCTTCCTTGTCCCTGGCGCCATCTCGGTGTTCACCTCCTGCGTGGTGGGCTCGCTACTGGCGCAGGTCCTGCTCTAA
- a CDS encoding class I SAM-dependent methyltransferase, whose translation MSTRHPDPSHFPSYRKASTRQGPGFRDAAQRTASAQAFRRGASTYHDVRPGYPDEVSALIADAHTVADIGAGTGKLTESLPNARVVALEPSADMAGILAAHLRLPVLRATAENTALADASLDAACLAQTWHWVDVPAACAELDRVLAPGGKILLVWNTLDVNADPWILRLSRIMHSGDVHKPGFYPDYTAPWSLDRELRLTWENELTPEQLHQLMHTRSYWLRNGEAIHERMTHNLDWYLYEHMGFKPGQKLRIPYRTDAFVLVRDSD comes from the coding sequence ATGTCGACTCGCCACCCCGATCCCAGCCACTTCCCTAGCTACCGCAAGGCCTCCACTAGACAAGGCCCCGGCTTCCGCGATGCCGCGCAACGCACCGCTTCCGCCCAGGCCTTCCGCCGCGGCGCGAGCACCTATCATGATGTGCGCCCCGGCTATCCGGACGAGGTTTCTGCCCTTATTGCTGACGCCCATACCGTTGCCGATATTGGCGCCGGTACTGGAAAACTCACCGAGTCCCTACCCAATGCCCGGGTTGTGGCTCTGGAGCCCTCCGCTGATATGGCCGGAATCCTCGCAGCCCACCTCCGCCTGCCCGTCCTTCGTGCTACGGCCGAAAACACCGCGCTTGCCGACGCCTCCTTAGACGCCGCCTGCCTCGCCCAAACCTGGCACTGGGTCGACGTGCCAGCCGCCTGTGCAGAGCTTGACCGCGTCCTCGCGCCGGGCGGGAAGATTCTCCTGGTGTGGAACACGCTCGATGTCAACGCGGACCCCTGGATCCTGCGGCTATCTCGCATCATGCACTCCGGCGATGTACATAAGCCAGGCTTTTACCCGGACTATACGGCGCCGTGGTCTTTGGACCGAGAGCTGCGCTTGACCTGGGAGAACGAACTTACCCCGGAGCAGCTTCACCAATTGATGCATACCCGCTCCTATTGGCTGCGCAATGGCGAAGCCATCCATGAGCGTATGACCCACAACCTGGATTGGTACCTCTACGAGCACATGGGATTTAAGCCGGGGCAAAAACTACGCATCCCGTACCGCACGGATGCCTTCGTGCTGGTACGGGATTCGGATTAG
- a CDS encoding ABC transporter transmembrane domain-containing protein encodes MKTLPAPSDPRWLLKTVFSRPSLTVPAALCMAVSFLLNGSTPVIVGHAIDEAVSKGSVDRLGMWLVVLGAAFGLNTIAAWFGRGLNARAMLVIGHDVRMAITDRIQDPRGLAGRPRTAGELLAIASTDARRVQNAVMMTVFPVAEITAIVYVAIMASRINLPLGIAILCGGPLMVWGSVRAAKPLRTRSGIRQAALAKASSMTTDVVQGLRILKGLGAVATVSRRYSAVSGDAYARTVEANGAQARLNATTEILGSVYVIAVGIGAGMMAMRSMMSVGELITVIGLTQFIITPMTMLGRNIASRWAAAQASAERITALLAAPGVEKSEPQVPAPAPGVNVVPEPVPEDLVFLPRERFLVVPHETMLFEGTVRDNIHPDSASAQRALFVAAGEDIPGGLDREVGEGGRNLSGGQQQRVALARAIAADAEILVLADPTTAVDSVTEQEIAQRVAHHRGSKPTLVFTTSPAWATVGAEL; translated from the coding sequence ATGAAGACACTTCCTGCACCATCAGATCCCAGGTGGCTGCTAAAGACCGTCTTTTCTCGTCCATCCCTCACTGTGCCGGCCGCGCTCTGCATGGCTGTCTCTTTTCTGCTTAACGGATCGACTCCAGTGATCGTGGGACATGCCATTGATGAAGCTGTGTCGAAAGGATCCGTTGACCGACTAGGCATGTGGCTGGTGGTATTGGGGGCAGCTTTTGGTCTGAATACCATAGCCGCATGGTTCGGACGCGGCCTCAACGCGCGAGCCATGCTAGTAATTGGGCACGATGTCCGCATGGCCATCACGGATAGGATTCAGGATCCGCGGGGCCTTGCGGGCAGGCCTCGCACCGCCGGCGAGCTACTGGCCATCGCCTCCACGGACGCACGGCGCGTGCAGAATGCCGTCATGATGACGGTCTTTCCCGTCGCTGAGATCACCGCCATTGTGTATGTGGCGATTATGGCTAGCCGTATTAACCTGCCTTTAGGCATAGCCATTTTGTGCGGCGGGCCGCTCATGGTGTGGGGCTCAGTGCGCGCGGCAAAGCCTCTGCGTACGCGTTCCGGAATCCGCCAAGCGGCGTTGGCCAAAGCCAGCTCCATGACCACCGATGTGGTCCAAGGCCTGCGGATCCTTAAGGGCCTGGGCGCTGTAGCCACAGTGAGTAGGCGTTATTCCGCGGTGTCTGGTGACGCCTATGCGCGAACGGTAGAAGCCAATGGTGCCCAAGCCCGACTTAATGCGACTACGGAGATTTTGGGCTCGGTATATGTCATTGCAGTGGGTATTGGTGCAGGAATGATGGCTATGCGCTCCATGATGAGCGTAGGTGAACTCATTACGGTCATCGGCCTTACGCAGTTCATTATCACCCCGATGACGATGCTGGGCCGAAATATTGCCTCGCGGTGGGCGGCAGCACAGGCAAGCGCTGAGCGCATTACCGCCCTCCTTGCCGCCCCCGGGGTGGAAAAGAGCGAACCGCAGGTTCCAGCCCCCGCTCCTGGGGTCAACGTGGTACCCGAACCTGTTCCAGAGGATCTCGTCTTTTTGCCGCGCGAGCGATTCCTGGTTGTTCCACACGAAACTATGCTTTTCGAGGGGACCGTGCGGGACAATATTCATCCGGATAGCGCGAGTGCACAACGAGCCCTCTTCGTAGCTGCAGGGGAAGATATCCCGGGCGGGTTGGACCGTGAGGTGGGAGAAGGCGGCCGAAACCTTTCTGGTGGACAACAACAGCGCGTGGCGCTTGCACGAGCCATTGCTGCCGACGCAGAAATTTTAGTTTTGGCCGACCCAACTACCGCGGTGGATTCGGTGACCGAGCAGGAAATTGCCCAGCGGGTGGCGCATCACCGCGGTTCTAAGCCCACGCTTGTCTTCACCACTTCGCCGGCGTGGGCAACAGTGGGGGCGGAGCTATGA
- a CDS encoding ABC transporter ATP-binding protein: protein MRFPTASWPQVRKEVGRQLSDVPGARPQAAAALALLTAGAGSNVAIPILLGKIVDAVIDHGDIVPIGISLVLVAVVSALFSATGFYVLSRLSERVISALREDMVSTALRLPTHRVEEAGTGDLVSRSTDDVAELSAAVTETVPVLAKSVFAIATTGVALVSLNWQYLLVVGAVTPLYFIAARQYLQRAPQRYTDERAAMAERARRLLEAIRGRETVRAFGMEDQMHAGIERASAQVVDKGYAARRTMMVLQLWMTVIELVMLVCGLVVSFWVVQSGALTVGAVTAAMLLLIRLRGPLMGLMRVIDTVQSGYASLSRIVGVVMDPPRAVPDFGAPTPGGVAELKEVSFRYDDGGWAVQDVNLKLPAGHTVALVGASGAGKTTVAALLAGLRVPAAGTVVVDGVEVSALSDSERVARLAMISQEVHVFSGTLREDLSLAAPQASDAQMEDALQRVGAQWYAQLEEGLDTVIGARGIHLDPVAAQQLALARILLLDPKIVIMDEATAEAGSVGAESLEEAATEVTRGRTALVVAHRLDQAARADSIAVMDNGRVVEQGSHHELLNYGGRYKQLWTAWQKGRQR, encoded by the coding sequence ATGCGTTTTCCCACGGCCTCTTGGCCCCAAGTGCGTAAGGAAGTGGGCCGCCAGCTTTCCGACGTCCCCGGTGCCCGCCCCCAAGCCGCAGCGGCCTTGGCCTTGCTTACCGCAGGCGCCGGCAGCAATGTAGCGATCCCCATCCTATTGGGAAAGATCGTTGACGCTGTCATTGATCACGGCGACATTGTGCCCATCGGTATCTCGCTGGTGCTGGTGGCTGTGGTCTCCGCGCTGTTTTCCGCGACGGGGTTCTATGTCCTTTCGCGCCTGAGCGAGCGCGTGATCTCCGCTTTGCGGGAAGATATGGTCTCTACCGCTCTCCGCCTGCCTACCCACCGTGTGGAGGAAGCCGGCACTGGGGATTTGGTCTCTCGCTCGACCGACGACGTAGCAGAACTATCGGCAGCCGTAACCGAGACCGTTCCTGTGCTGGCGAAATCCGTCTTCGCCATCGCAACCACCGGGGTGGCACTAGTCAGCCTCAATTGGCAATACTTACTGGTAGTAGGCGCAGTTACGCCGTTATATTTCATTGCTGCGCGCCAGTACCTGCAGCGCGCTCCACAGCGCTATACCGACGAACGCGCTGCCATGGCGGAACGGGCACGCAGGCTCCTGGAGGCAATTCGCGGGCGAGAGACTGTGCGCGCCTTTGGCATGGAAGACCAGATGCATGCCGGTATTGAACGTGCCTCCGCACAGGTGGTGGACAAGGGCTACGCTGCGCGAAGGACAATGATGGTCCTGCAGCTATGGATGACGGTCATTGAGCTAGTCATGCTGGTCTGCGGTCTGGTCGTTAGCTTTTGGGTGGTGCAGTCTGGGGCCCTCACCGTTGGCGCAGTCACCGCGGCCATGCTCCTTCTTATTCGCTTGCGCGGTCCGCTCATGGGATTGATGCGAGTCATCGATACCGTTCAATCCGGCTATGCCTCCCTGTCACGGATAGTTGGGGTGGTCATGGATCCGCCACGGGCGGTGCCAGACTTCGGCGCCCCGACCCCAGGTGGAGTTGCCGAATTAAAAGAAGTGAGCTTTCGCTACGATGACGGCGGCTGGGCTGTGCAAGACGTAAACCTTAAGCTTCCCGCTGGACACACCGTAGCTTTAGTGGGAGCCTCTGGTGCGGGAAAGACCACGGTCGCTGCTCTTCTAGCCGGACTGCGGGTGCCTGCTGCCGGAACAGTCGTGGTCGATGGAGTAGAGGTATCGGCCCTTTCTGATTCCGAACGGGTGGCGCGTTTAGCGATGATTTCCCAAGAGGTTCACGTATTCTCAGGAACCCTGCGCGAAGATTTGTCCTTGGCTGCCCCGCAAGCCTCAGACGCACAAATGGAAGATGCACTACAGCGCGTCGGCGCACAGTGGTATGCGCAGTTAGAAGAGGGCCTAGATACAGTCATTGGCGCTCGGGGGATCCACCTAGACCCAGTAGCAGCGCAGCAACTTGCGTTGGCGCGAATATTGCTTTTAGATCCCAAGATCGTCATCATGGATGAGGCCACCGCAGAGGCCGGATCGGTGGGGGCAGAATCTCTGGAAGAAGCCGCCACAGAGGTCACCCGTGGGCGTACCGCACTGGTAGTGGCGCACCGACTAGACCAAGCCGCACGAGCCGATAGCATCGCCGTGATGGATAACGGGCGGGTGGTGGAGCAAGGCAGTCACCACGAACTGTTAAATTATGGTGGCCGCTACAAGCAATTATGGACCGCATGGCAGAAGGGACGACAAAGATGA
- a CDS encoding alpha/beta hydrolase family esterase, whose product MPSGRSFILSVPKDYTGEKKWPIVLAFPGWGQSAENLRGYSRLDAADAITVFAEGKKKAWSPAPYAKTSTAEDKKFVRDIIDAVRATYRVDDSRIFATGMSNGGGFAAYLACQMPDVFKSVATVSAAYYKDILKDCAHSPVGRLDMHGTVDPVVGYYGGTRHKTKYYSVESVLEQDRKRNGCSTNVDTTRLVNNALDMKWSGCTAPLEHIRIAGGSHVWPGGTADAHNEVGKFFATDRVLDFFGIPGRPSGTAQT is encoded by the coding sequence CTGCCCTCGGGGCGTTCCTTTATCCTCAGCGTGCCCAAAGACTACACTGGGGAGAAAAAGTGGCCCATCGTCCTGGCCTTTCCAGGCTGGGGACAATCTGCCGAAAATCTCCGCGGCTATTCTCGCCTCGATGCCGCTGATGCCATCACCGTTTTCGCAGAAGGCAAAAAGAAGGCTTGGAGCCCTGCTCCCTATGCCAAGACGTCAACGGCAGAAGACAAGAAATTTGTTCGCGACATCATTGATGCCGTTCGAGCAACGTATCGGGTAGATGACTCCCGGATTTTTGCTACCGGGATGTCGAACGGTGGCGGGTTTGCCGCCTACCTGGCTTGTCAGATGCCCGATGTCTTTAAATCCGTGGCTACAGTTTCCGCCGCCTACTACAAAGATATTCTCAAAGACTGTGCTCATTCACCCGTGGGCCGATTGGATATGCACGGCACTGTGGACCCCGTGGTGGGCTACTACGGTGGAACGCGCCATAAGACCAAGTACTATTCCGTGGAATCCGTGCTGGAACAAGACCGTAAACGCAATGGTTGCTCTACCAATGTCGATACGACCCGCCTGGTCAACAATGCACTCGATATGAAGTGGAGCGGCTGTACCGCACCGCTTGAACACATCCGTATCGCCGGAGGCTCACACGTATGGCCCGGTGGTACAGCAGATGCACACAATGAGGTAGGAAAATTCTTCGCTACCGACCGCGTCCTAGACTTCTTCGGCATTCCCGGTCGCCCGTCTGGTACCGCACAGACTTAG